From one Agrobacterium fabrum str. C58 genomic stretch:
- the iolD gene encoding 3D-(3,5/4)-trihydroxycyclohexane-1,2-dione acylhydrolase (decyclizing): MKTIRLTAAQAMVRYLAAQMNEHGETYIAGVWAIFGHGNVAGIGEALYGIRDELPTYRGQNEQSMAHAAIAYSKQLRRRRAMAVTSSIGPGAANMVTAAALAHVNRLPVLLIPGDVFANRGPDPVLQQLEDFGDGTMTVNDCFRPVSRYFDRIMRPEQLLTALPRAMRTMTDPADCGPVTLAFCQDVQAEAYDYPVSFFEKRIWRQRRPEPDVVEFEEALAALKAAKNPVIVAGGGVHFAGATETLKRFAETHSIPVVETQAGKSALAWDHDLNFGPVGVTGAESANIVSEKADLVFGVGTRFQDFTTGSWALFKNPSRKILALNVQPYDSAKHDAISLTADAKIGLEKLSAALGSHRYAAPDAGLKAAWFEKADADTAAPGEEHVNSLPTDMQVIGAVQRQSRDNTVVMCAAGTMPGELHQLWKSKLPLSYHMEYGFSCMGYEVAGGLGIKMAEPDRDVIVMVGDGSYMMMNSELATSVAMGVKITLVITDNRGYGCINRLQMETGGAEFNNLYAHTNVNPIAIDFVAHAGSMGADARKVSTITELEEALAAARASSRTTVVVIDTDPYPTPQAGGHWWDVAVPEVSDRAEIGPARARYENHVKERQ, encoded by the coding sequence GTGAAGACAATCAGATTAACGGCTGCGCAGGCTATGGTTCGTTACCTCGCCGCGCAGATGAATGAACACGGCGAAACCTATATTGCCGGTGTCTGGGCGATTTTCGGCCATGGCAATGTCGCCGGCATCGGCGAAGCGCTTTATGGCATCCGTGACGAGTTGCCGACCTATCGCGGCCAGAACGAGCAATCCATGGCCCATGCGGCCATCGCCTATTCCAAGCAGCTGCGCCGCCGCCGTGCCATGGCGGTCACCTCTTCCATCGGCCCCGGTGCCGCCAACATGGTGACGGCAGCAGCGCTGGCGCATGTCAACCGCCTGCCGGTTCTGCTGATCCCCGGCGATGTCTTTGCCAATCGCGGCCCGGACCCCGTGCTGCAGCAGCTGGAAGATTTCGGCGACGGCACGATGACAGTGAATGACTGCTTCCGTCCGGTCAGCCGCTATTTCGACCGTATCATGCGCCCGGAACAGTTGCTGACGGCCCTGCCCCGCGCCATGCGCACCATGACGGACCCGGCCGATTGCGGCCCGGTAACGCTTGCCTTCTGCCAGGACGTGCAGGCCGAAGCCTATGACTATCCAGTCAGTTTCTTCGAAAAACGCATCTGGCGCCAGCGCCGCCCGGAACCTGACGTGGTGGAATTCGAAGAAGCGCTTGCCGCGCTGAAGGCCGCAAAGAACCCTGTCATCGTTGCCGGTGGCGGCGTGCATTTTGCAGGTGCGACGGAAACACTGAAGCGCTTTGCCGAAACCCACTCCATCCCCGTCGTTGAAACACAGGCCGGCAAATCGGCGCTTGCCTGGGATCACGATCTGAATTTCGGCCCGGTCGGTGTTACCGGCGCGGAAAGCGCCAATATCGTCAGCGAGAAGGCCGATCTTGTCTTCGGCGTCGGCACCCGCTTTCAGGATTTCACGACAGGTTCCTGGGCGCTGTTCAAGAACCCAAGCCGCAAGATCCTCGCGCTCAACGTCCAGCCCTATGACAGCGCCAAGCATGATGCGATCAGTCTGACGGCGGATGCGAAGATCGGGCTGGAAAAGCTCTCCGCCGCCCTCGGCAGCCACCGTTACGCGGCGCCGGATGCCGGCCTCAAGGCAGCATGGTTCGAAAAGGCCGATGCCGATACGGCGGCACCGGGCGAGGAGCATGTGAACAGCCTGCCCACCGACATGCAGGTCATCGGTGCTGTACAGCGCCAGTCGCGTGACAATACCGTCGTCATGTGCGCCGCAGGCACCATGCCGGGCGAGCTTCACCAGCTGTGGAAATCCAAGCTGCCGCTGTCCTATCATATGGAATATGGCTTCTCCTGCATGGGTTATGAGGTGGCTGGCGGCCTTGGCATCAAGATGGCGGAACCGGACCGCGACGTGATCGTCATGGTCGGCGACGGCTCCTACATGATGATGAATTCCGAGCTTGCGACATCGGTTGCCATGGGCGTCAAGATCACACTCGTCATCACCGACAACAGGGGCTACGGCTGTATCAACCGGCTGCAGATGGAAACCGGCGGCGCGGAGTTCAACAATCTCTACGCCCATACCAACGTCAACCCGATCGCCATCGATTTCGTGGCCCATGCCGGGTCGATGGGCGCGGATGCGCGCAAGGTTTCCACCATAACCGAGCTGGAAGAGGCGCTCGCCGCTGCCCGCGCTTCCAGCCGCACCACCGTCGTCGTCATCGATACAGACCCCTATCCGACCCCACAGGCCGGTGGTCACTGGTGGGATGTCGCGGTGCCTGAAGTTTCCGACCGCGCCGAAATCGGTCCGGCCCGCGCCCGTTATGAAAACCATGTCAAGGAAAGACAGTAA
- the iolE gene encoding myo-inosose-2 dehydratase, with product MIRYGTNPIAWSNDDDRTLGAHISLEQCLDETAKIGFDGIEKGHKFPTDPEGLKGVLSPRGLSFVSGWHSLNLLTDDIESEKKAMQPALDLLKAMGSKVIIVCETSNAIHGADDTALVDRPRLAAEDWAKFGAGVEALAAFAAEQGITLVYHHHMGTVVESEDEIDLLMKHTGPKTHLLLDTGHCLFGGGDPVRVAQKYMGRVGHIHAKNVRPVIADQVRNERLSFLEGVRRGVFTVPGDSEGGVNFPPVLKVAAEHGYSGWLVIEAEQDPDVRNPFEYQSLGLKSLKAFARETGLDKAEAA from the coding sequence ATGATCCGTTACGGCACCAACCCGATTGCCTGGTCCAACGACGACGACCGCACGCTCGGCGCGCATATCAGCCTGGAGCAATGCCTAGATGAAACCGCGAAGATCGGTTTCGACGGTATCGAGAAGGGGCACAAGTTCCCGACTGACCCGGAAGGCCTGAAGGGCGTGCTTTCACCGCGCGGCCTCTCCTTCGTCTCCGGCTGGCATTCGCTGAACCTGCTGACGGACGACATCGAATCCGAAAAGAAGGCGATGCAGCCGGCGCTTGATCTCCTGAAAGCCATGGGCTCAAAGGTCATCATCGTCTGCGAGACCTCCAACGCCATCCACGGTGCCGATGACACGGCGCTGGTCGATCGTCCACGCCTTGCGGCCGAGGACTGGGCGAAGTTCGGCGCAGGTGTCGAGGCGCTTGCCGCCTTTGCCGCCGAACAGGGCATTACCCTCGTTTATCATCACCACATGGGAACGGTGGTCGAAAGCGAAGACGAGATCGACCTCTTGATGAAGCATACCGGGCCGAAGACGCATCTACTGCTCGATACCGGCCATTGCCTGTTCGGCGGCGGTGATCCCGTCCGCGTCGCGCAGAAATATATGGGCCGCGTCGGCCATATCCATGCCAAGAACGTGCGTCCGGTGATAGCCGATCAGGTGCGCAATGAGCGGCTTTCCTTCCTCGAAGGCGTTCGCCGCGGCGTCTTCACCGTGCCCGGCGACAGCGAAGGCGGCGTGAACTTCCCGCCGGTGCTGAAAGTGGCGGCCGAGCATGGTTACAGCGGCTGGCTGGTGATCGAGGCCGAACAGGACCCTGATGTGCGCAACCCGTTCGAATATCAGAGCCTCGGGCTGAAATCGCTGAAGGCTTTTGCGCGCGAGACGGGGCTGGACAAGGCTGAGGCTGCTTGA